The Neorhodopirellula lusitana genome includes a window with the following:
- a CDS encoding RNA polymerase sigma factor, translating into MNADSRRNEADTRNADEPDSDPLIEQIRNRDVEALGRYLDQYRDALARFVRSITGEHLLAVIEVDDLVQEIATTAVASLPTAPLQDHTVMQWLQHLARRRVVDAHRFHFDAKRRDAGRQQSLHGGGQSGGNSDGLGLEQMLAASMTSPSAVVSNDIRLSAMAQAIGRLNDEQQTAIRLRYVEGLPTKAIAENLGKTDVAVRVLLSRSMRQLEKELEDVRPTR; encoded by the coding sequence ATGAATGCAGACTCCCGCCGTAATGAAGCCGATACCCGCAACGCCGACGAACCTGATTCGGACCCACTGATTGAACAGATTCGCAACCGAGACGTCGAGGCTCTGGGCCGGTACCTCGATCAATATCGAGACGCTTTAGCAAGGTTTGTCCGTTCGATCACTGGTGAGCACTTATTGGCCGTGATTGAGGTCGATGACTTGGTCCAGGAAATCGCGACCACCGCTGTTGCCAGTCTTCCCACCGCACCGCTTCAAGATCACACCGTGATGCAGTGGCTGCAACACCTGGCTCGTCGCCGCGTGGTCGACGCTCATCGCTTTCACTTCGACGCCAAACGCCGTGATGCCGGACGCCAACAATCGCTGCATGGTGGCGGCCAATCAGGCGGCAATTCGGATGGATTGGGCCTGGAACAGATGCTGGCTGCCAGCATGACGTCACCCAGCGCCGTGGTCAGCAACGATATTCGACTGAGCGCCATGGCTCAGGCAATTGGCCGGCTAAATGACGAGCAACAAACCGCGATTCGACTACGCTATGTCGAAGGCCTACCCACCAAGGCTATTGCCGAGAACCTGGGAAAGACCGATGTTGCTGTTCGTGTTCTGCTGTCACGCAGCATGCGACAACTCGAAAAAGAGCTGGAAGACGTTCGTCCCACTCGATGA
- a CDS encoding RluA family pseudouridine synthase — protein sequence MPVQTLSETATDETAGRADALVRHMTEVSHSQVRGLIDRGCVTVNGKPCTDGGKPVAAGDVVSIRYDPTQRYRPKKERKWDDRTFTIAYEDDHVIVVDKAAGTLSVPTDRGDPNTLVERVSIYLSHSRTEREACLVHRLDREASGLLVFGKHQAVADLLIEQFKERKPKRIYTAIVAGCMPNDHGTLRAHLATGKNLDRYVTKPSKDTEEVVTDYRVIKRMEDSTLVETSLQTGKRNQIRVQLSYAGHPVLGDPHYEKEKAKHPRWIRRRMALHANSLSFIHPVSGEEMTVTSALPAAMRKFIKVSSKASKWEKSDQADKTE from the coding sequence ATGCCAGTTCAAACGCTTTCCGAGACCGCGACCGACGAAACCGCAGGCCGCGCCGACGCGCTCGTCCGGCACATGACCGAAGTGTCACATAGCCAGGTGAGGGGCCTGATCGACCGCGGTTGCGTCACGGTCAATGGAAAACCCTGCACCGACGGCGGCAAACCGGTTGCCGCGGGGGATGTCGTGTCGATTCGCTACGATCCCACCCAACGCTATCGCCCCAAGAAAGAACGAAAGTGGGACGATCGCACATTTACCATCGCGTACGAAGACGACCACGTGATCGTCGTCGACAAGGCCGCCGGTACGCTTTCCGTCCCCACTGATCGAGGCGATCCCAACACACTGGTCGAACGCGTTTCGATCTACCTAAGCCACTCACGAACCGAACGGGAAGCCTGTTTGGTTCACCGACTCGACCGCGAAGCGAGTGGTTTGTTGGTTTTTGGCAAGCATCAAGCAGTCGCCGACCTGTTGATCGAACAGTTCAAAGAACGAAAGCCCAAACGAATCTACACCGCCATTGTCGCGGGCTGCATGCCCAACGATCACGGCACCCTGCGAGCCCACTTGGCGACCGGCAAGAACCTCGACCGCTATGTCACCAAACCGTCCAAGGATACCGAGGAAGTCGTTACGGACTACCGCGTCATCAAACGGATGGAAGACAGCACGCTGGTCGAAACCAGCCTGCAAACCGGCAAGCGTAACCAGATCCGAGTGCAACTTTCCTATGCCGGCCACCCCGTACTAGGCGATCCACACTACGAAAAAGAGAAAGCCAAACACCCACGTTGGATTCGACGTCGGATGGCTTTGCACGCGAACTCACTCAGCTTCATTCACCCGGTCAGCGGTGAAGAGATGACGGTAACCTCCGCGCTGCCTGCAGCCATGCGGAAATTCATCAAAGTCAGTTCGAAAGCCTCCAAGTGGGAAAAGAGCGACCAGGCGGACAAAACCGAATAG